From Pseudodesulfovibrio nedwellii:
TTGCGTCGGCTCATTCAATGTTTATTCAATCTGGTCGCCACAGGGTGGATGAGGGCAAGAAAACACCGCTCTTTTTTTGTTATGGACATCATTTCCCTGTAGATGACGGTGTGCGTCGGAATAAGCTTGCATCGGTGAATGTTTTTGATCCGTCCGGGCAGGCAACCGCAATTCAGCTACGCGATGAAACCTGTCTGCATTCTTACATGGTCGAGTACGACAAGCCCGGTGTCTATGTGTTGGCCGCAGAGACCAATCCTGGTTTTTACACCAAGTGGGTAGATAAAAAAGGGCGTAATCGCAGTACCATCAAGCCCATGAGCGCTGTTGTGGACAAGGCTTCAAAGATCGAGAAATCCCTGTACAGCAAACAGTATGCAAAAACATATGTTCGTTGTGGTGCTTCTGATGGTCTTTATCAGGCCCACGTGGGGCTGCCGCTTGAGCTGGTTCCCATGCAAGACCCGACGACATTGAAGCCTGGTGATGTTCTGTCCTTGAAAATTTTTCGTGATGGAAAACGGTACTTTGGTTCTGGGGCTTGGGATGCCACTTATGCGGGATTTTCTACGGAATCAGAGGACCTGTATCATCCAAGAGCCACT
This genomic window contains:
- a CDS encoding DUF4198 domain-containing protein, which encodes MSFCKPKIMYVSLLFVVAMMITALGVDIASAHSMFIQSGRHRVDEGKKTPLFFCYGHHFPVDDGVRRNKLASVNVFDPSGQATAIQLRDETCLHSYMVEYDKPGVYVLAAETNPGFYTKWVDKKGRNRSTIKPMSAVVDKASKIEKSLYSKQYAKTYVRCGASDGLYQAHVGLPLELVPMQDPTTLKPGDVLSLKIFRDGKRYFGSGAWDATYAGFSTESEDLYHPRATAAGDTIKVSLDQPGRWFIRYFIKTDATPENKDKYLQQKQTATLVVLVPNERKQPVAHH